DNA sequence from the Oncorhynchus clarkii lewisi isolate Uvic-CL-2024 chromosome 24, UVic_Ocla_1.0, whole genome shotgun sequence genome:
ATAAAAATTATTATACATTTgcaatctaaaaacctgtttttgctttctcattatagggtattgtgtgcagatttgggggggggggggggggggttaatccattttagaataaggatgcaatgtaacaaaatgtggaaaaagtcaaggggtctgaatactttcccaatgcactgtacatgtagaCGGAAGTAACAGTTATGAGAGACTTCCTTCAAATTCCCACAGAGACACAGGAAGAATATTTCAGGAGGAACAAATAGCATCTTTACCACTAAACATTTCATGACCAGATGTCCTAGAGGAATAGCTAACACCGTCGGAGGACACGACAGGTAAGTGAGCGGCTGCATCGACAACGACTTTTGACAggaaagggttaaggtttggcatGGAGTCATCTCCAGCTTCAGCAGAGGTGAAAGGATCTAGGCaggcagaggagagaaagaaagacgagATACAAAAGAGAAGAACAGGAGGACATCAGAGTCAGacaacaggaagagagggagagcacgcagaacagaacatggtagaaGATAGTAGACAATAGAGTGGTCCTGTGGTGGTGGCTGTTTCTCCTACCTGCCCATGCGGTGGCCACAGGAAGCCCTGTAGAACTGGCCTGCATTGAAGGGTTAAACGTCTGCTGAATGTCAAACAGGTCACTCTCCATCTTCAGAGCactgaggagagaagacagcAGTGATGGGATACCTGAATCCACACTGGGACATGTAGCTAAACATCagcattaccagatacacacagaAGTATTGAGATAGAGGTTccccctaaccacagatctaaaATCAGAGCACtctaaatcctaaccttaaccactagggaaatatctgaccctgtatcagtggttagTAGCAATTTATACATAATCCACGCTGACCTCTGGTCAACCACATGAGTGAGTAAGCTTCACAGGTCGTAGGTGAACATTTACCCATTGGAGCAGCTGGGTGTGGAGAAAAGGTTGATGGCTGGGGCTGTGCTGATAGTGACCCCGGTGGTGGAGACAGGAGATGTGTCTGTGGTGGCAAAGGAAGGCCTCTTCGAGAGCTCCTTCAGCCTCTGTTCCTGGGTGGAAAGAGTCCAAGTCAAATACAGTAGGCGATGATTGTAGTTATGCATGTGGGCCATACTGGATCCACCAAACAAGGCTTTGAATTGTTCAAATCATTGCCTGCATACTGCAACATATCACTGTCCTTCACATGTAGATGGGACAGGCAACATGAAACCATGTCCATTCTAATCATATTGATGTTGTGATCCATGCGTCATGATGGCTGTACCTTCAGTGCTTTGAGACGAGCCTGTTCCTCCTCCAGAGCAGCCTGCTTCTCCCGCTCATCTACTTTAGTAAAAGACATCCCTGTACTGGCCAGCGAGGACACTGCATTGGATAGAGTACTGGCCCTGAAACAACAGTAAACACCTTTAGGCAGAATACTACAGCAACCCTGGCTGAAAACATCAATAACCATTACCATCAACAATAATTAAAGCAATCTTGGCTTAACAGCTTGTGCACAAAGCAAATCAGTTATTGTAGTGGCAGCCGCTTCTAGGCTACCTGCAGGGGGAATAGTGGACTCAGTGCCAAAGACACTCCAATGTGAGACATaggatatgtcccaaatggcgcttcctatgcactacttttgaccaatgtCCCTatgtagggcatagggtgccatttgggacgtagcccatCCTGTACATACCTGCTGGCAGCGGTGGAGTCTTTGACTTTCTTCCCCTCTAgtgaggccaggtgctgctcCAGAGCTTCCAGAAGGCTACTGGGAGCCTGTTGTAATGGAGAACAGCAGTTAGTAAAGGCCAAGGTTGGAAACATGCAGCTACACTGTACTATATGAACACAACCATCTAAGGCAGTGGTGGGCAACCTAGTTCatctaatgtactgtacatacactaGCTATATGACTAGAGTTTTTCCTAACAACTTTTTGGAAAACGTTCAGCTGGTCATGTTACGTGGTGAGAAAAACTCTGGTCCCTAACTATACTGACCCATATACCACTATACTGGATTCTagcactttaaaaaaatgttttaacctttatttaactaggcaagtcagttaagaacaaattcttatttataatgacggcctaccaaaaggcctcctgcggggacggggcctgggattaaaaataaatacaatataaatataggacagaaTACTTTACTGGGAAGTGTTTAGCTCCTCACTAAGGGACAAACACTAACCCGAGACACTACAGAAATACATTGATGGACAAGCAGAAACAAAGGACTGTGGGTAGCCCACCACCAGTCAATGGTTGTACGCGTTTCAGCTAAAAGCCCCATTGGATGAGTGATATTGAAatgtatgtggatgacacacaccACAGCACTTTCAACATCAAATAGTATGTGGTGTTGAATTTGCAATGCCTAAGCACACCTGGGCAGCCATGtgggatgggctatgtacatttCATGTGACAAAGAGACCTTTGTGTACAATTTGCTTCACTCCTATAAAACACAATGTCAATCAGACACAGAGTTAGAGTAGAGGCATGCAAAGACAACACCAAAGCAAGTCACAGACACAGAAGAAGAGTGAGATGAGAATACTTACACAAACTGTGAACTAAAGGTGGAAAGATAAGGGGAAATACAGAATATAAAGGTGGTGACGGTCAGAGATAGATAACTATAACGTACTTGAAGGGTATAACACTGTTACAGGTGCctcataaaaaaatgtattagggGACATAGCACACAATTAGTGCACTTGTACTTTCAAGGAAAAGTATGATCCTTGGTCGAGGAGGGATTTTCCTTGGAAATACTGTAATATAACCAGTGTCACTGCAAAGACTGACTATAGCACAACAGGGGTGGGGGGGCCATCTATTAAATTTGCTGTACAGTGTGAAATCAGAAGTACTGTAAGATACACAGTCAGTTTGGACTctttaacacctttatttactGTAGATAGAGCCTAATCAAGAGGAagaaaaatgagaagaaaaataagGTAACATGCACTGGAGGACTTCATGCACTGAGCAGTGCCTTATCTCTGGAAGACATTTGTGCAGGGTGGAGTAAATATAGTGCGTTGGAGCAACAGAGCTGATTAAATAAGAGAAGTTaatacagagacacatacaaagagaATAAAGAATGAAAGAAGAAAATAGGAAGTGACAGTGAGAAAtaagggagagaaagtgagagcgagaggagagagtagtaatCCAACTGTAGAGACAAATGGATAGAGTAAGTTTGGTGTGTAGGCTTTTTGTTCAGAGTGTGTCTAATAAGTTTTACCAGTAAATCCATCGTATTGCAAGGCTCATTTAGGGAGTTGAGTGTAAGGCCTTACCTGGGAAAGGTCTGGAATGTCTCCTCGATCAATCCCCACCTGCTGTCAAACGAGAATATGTGCAAACTTATAGTGGTGCCtctaaattaaaaaatatatattttctaccACTACTTAATTTCTGCCACCACAATTTTCTcacaaaaatgtaaatatatctgAGGATGTTCCCTTCAATTAATGTATTGAATGAATGAATAGCATCAAACTCAAAGCAGGTGAAGAAGAAATCACCTCTGCCACTTTAAGGAACTCTGAGATTCGGGTCATTCGGGTCAGGAACTTCTTGTAGATATCCAGGCCCTCTTTACACTGGGTTTTCTTCATGTCAAAGTACTTCTctgtggtaaaataaaaaatagcagGCATTTACTCTGAAAGTCTGTAGACACACTAGGGATAAACTCTGTAGAGAATCTAGTCTCCATTAGTAAAATGTAGTACTGTACATATCAAAAGATCTACAGTACAAGGATCTACAAGGCATCTCCAGACTAAACATTTTTAAAGGGTATTGATTAGAAACTAGTGAAGAAAATACAGTTGGAGTTGAGGTTTTACCCAGCAGGTTGATGATGCCTTCGTTATATGCAGCAAAAAGCCTAATGGAATCTTTGAAGAGGAGCATGAACCCTGCATTTATCACTCCGTTTGTGAGCTCATTGGCATTAACCTGAAGAAGACACATCATTCAGTTTCACATAAGCCATAAGTTGCCCTTTTAACACACAATAATGACTTTGGCTTCGCTGACAAACAATTAAAGAGCAGGTCAGTGTGGAGGAATGTGTCCATCTCTGGTTTCAGCCTGTATCTATCTCTGGTTTCAGCACTGTCCATTCAGTAATCAGTATGCCTGACAATCTGTTAGCCCCAGGAACCTTCTCATATTACAGTACATATTACAGGACCTGAGCAGCACAGTTCTGGGGAGGTTGACCTCAGACTCACATTGAAGTCGAGGAGGGCGTCCATCTGGTTTTGTATGATAGGGATGGTCTTCAGTAGCTTCTCTGTATTCATGGTCCTCATCACCCCATCCACcctgttgagatgtgtgtgtagtgttagaTAGGTGTTAGAAGCacaaaggacagagagggagggaatcaGTGAGAATAGCCGCAGCCAGTCAATTTCTACTGCATGTTAACAAATCGTTCCCAGAGTTACAGAAATACCCCTGTGATTACTTCATGGGATATAAAAAGCATTGAACAATTTTGAAAAAAATGACATTCTGTCATTAAAAGTGACAGGAATCTTGTTCTCTTCTAAACTAAATATTTGAGCTGTCAtaaatattgtaattatttttacaCCTGTGGGCGACTCTGCAAGGAGAAAGTGTTTATTGTAAGAAATTATTTGAGCCTTTATAACTTCATAGACATACATTCACGTAAGGAGAGGGTCAGTCAAAAACAAAACATACCACTTTCTTTTGTTGATATGTTGGGAATTTCTTACCCTCGCTTTACTTTAGTGAAGTCAAATGCAACCTGTCTGTATGACACAGCCTTCTCATTCAGATATCGACTGTACCTCCGGATAAATGTGGACATATCGtagcctgggagagagagacctgagaaGTGATATAAATCTTACATTTGTCATGAAAACCTACATGAGAATCATGCTATAGTCGTTCATAAGTTATATTGTTTCAGCTTATAAGTATTTGTCACTAACAGTTAAGGATGATCTTGAAAACAGCAGTACTCATACTTTACCTTGTAAACCACTTTTGTCCAAAAAATTACTGAGGTTGAATAATGTGTTCCTTGAAGCCAAGTACTGGACAAAACGCTGTATCAAAGAAAAAGAGGGATATCAACACGTGTTCTTAATTTCCATTGATCTACAGAAATAGAATAGGACCGGCACACCAGAGTAATTTCCAGATTTATATAAAAATATTGATTATGATATAAACCTAGAAATTCCATGGTTAGCAATTGATTGTCTTAATGTCTGAACTGAAAACTTCAACACTATAGCATTGCtattatataaataatatatattacaGACAATAATGTAATGAGTGGTGAATGTAGCCATAGACAAGACTGTAGAGAGTGGTGATTGTAAGCTCGGCTCACCTCATTACCGTAGACCATGAGGTGGTGTGTGGCGATGAGCGACTTGAAGACCACCACCCAGCTTGTGCTGGTGGTCCTTTCAAACAGTGAGTCAGCCAGCTGGGGAATGTTCACGTTCATCTCATTGGTGCAATGGATCAGGTCTAaagacgagacagacagacagacagacagagacatgttaGCGATCGCTCGATGTCTACGAAGACCATGGATAATTGATGTCAGGTAGTAACAGTATTGGCCAGTAGAGGTTAAAACAACTTTGGATACAAGGCATTTCCCCTATGGGGAGTTGAATTTTGGGTTCAAGTCAGTTAATAGTCTatgaaaaacattgtttttaaatctGTGCAAACAGACACGGGCACTTTCCCCTTAACTGCAATCTCATTCAATTAGCTTTAATTCAAGGTCTGGCTAATTGCTTAACTATACTCAAGACACTTAATTACTATGCTACGGTACTACAGGCTGCCTCTCTCTTAAATTTTTTTGCCATGGCAATTCCTCAAGAGGGTCTACTGAAGTTCAATAGATGAAGGCCTGATGAATATGTCACCATCTTTAAATCGAACAATATATTTTTGGTCAAATATCTTAAGTACTAGTAGCTCCTTCCGCCACCAGTTCTCTCCACTCGTCTATAGCCTCAGTTGGCCTAAAGCTCTACTCTAATAAGGCCCATGAACCAGTACAAGTCAGCTACTAGGCTAAGTTCCTTTTAAGCTTATTTTCTCTTCACAATATAACATTTTTTAAGAAGAAAATAGATCCTAAACCATTTGTGTAAGTTTGCTATTTGAGGCCTGGGTCTTTTCTTGGGCACACAGACACGACAATCTTATCAGCTCTGGATAAGGAAACTAAAATTTTGTggaaaaagatcagggtgccttgtgaggatcaggcgacgagaggctaatctgcctttgccttccgtcctgccagctaacgttcaatcgctagaaaataaatgggactaactgaaagcacgtatatcctaccaacgggacattaaaaactgtaatatcttatgtttcactgattcgtggctgaacgacgacattaagaacatggctggctggttatacactccatcggcaggatagaacagcagcctctggtaagacacggggcgggggcctatgcatgtgtgtaaacaacagctggtgcacgatatctaaggaagtctcaaggttttgctcacctgaggtagagtatctcatgataagctgtagaccacactatctacctagagtttccatctgtatttttcatagctgtctacataccaccacagaccgatgctggcactaaaatcGCACTCAGTGAGCTGTatactgccataagcaaacaggaaaacgctcatccagaggcagcgctcctagtagtcagggactttaatgcagggaaacttaaatcagttttacctcatttctgtCAGCATGtttgcaaccagaggaaaaaaattctagaccacctttgatccacacacagagacgtgtacaaagctctcccttgccctccatttggggaatctgaccataattctatcctcctgattcctgcttacaagctaaaattaaagcaggaagcaccagtgacttggtctataaaaaagtggtctgatgaagcagatgctaaactacaggactgttttgctagcagactggaatatgttctgggattcttccaatggcattgaggagtacaccacataagacaatggctttatcaataagtgcatcgaggacgtcgtccccacagtgactgtacgttcatactagaggtcgaccgattaattgaaATGGCATAATAataaagttttcataacaattggatatcggtatttttggacaccgattttgccgatttttttacacctttatttatcctttatttaactaggcaagtcagttaagaacacattcttatttttaatgacggcctaggaacggtgggttaactgccttgttcaggggcagaatgacagatttttaccttgtcagctcggggattcaatcttgcaacctcacagttaactagtccaacgctctaaccacctgattacattgcactccacgagcaGACTGCCTGTtaagcgaatgcagtaagaaggtaagttgctagctagcattaaacttatctgataaaaaacaatcaatcataatcactagttaactacacatggttgatgatattactagcgTGTCCTGGGTTGCATATAATCCATTCAGTGCGTATTCGCGGAAAAAGAATggtcttgctccaatgtgtacttaacAATAAAcaacaatgcctttcttaaaatcaatacacagaagtatatatttttaaacctgcatattttgctaaaagaaatccaggttagtgtatattaaccaggtgaaattgtgtcacttctcttgcgttcattcaACGCAGAGTCACTGTATATGCAACTgtttgggctgcctaatttgccataattttacgtaattatgacattacattgaaggttgtgcaatgtaacagcaatatttagacttatggatgccacccgttagataaaatacggaacggttccgtatttcactgaaagaatcaACGTCTTGTTATCGAGATGATAGTTtacggattcgaccatattaatgacctatttctgtgtgttatgttataattaagtctatgatttgatagagcagtctgactgagcgatggtaggcaccagcagactcataagcattcattcaaacagcactttcgtgcgttttgtcagcagctcgtcgctgtgcttcaagcattgagctgtttatgacttcaagcctatcaactcccaagattaggctggtgtaacccatgtgaaatggctagctagttagcgtggtgcgcgctaatagcgtttcaaatgtcactcgctctgggacttggagtggttgttccccttgctctgcatgggtaacgatgcttcgagggtagctgttgtcgatgtgttcctggttcgagcccaggtaggggcgaggaaagggacggaagctatactgttatactggcaattctaaagtgcctataagaacatccaatagtcaaaggtatatgaaatacaaatcgtatagagagaaattgtcctataattcctataataactacaacctaaaacttcttacctgggattattgaagactcctgttaaaaggaaccaccagctttcatatgttctcatgttctgagcaaggaacttaaacgttagcttttttacatggcacatattgcacttttactttcttctccaacactttgttttttcattatttaaaccaaattgaacatgtttcattttatttgaggctaaattgattttattgatgtattaagttaaaataagtgttcattcagtattgttgtaattgtcattattacaaatacatttttaaatgtataaatcggtatcggcgttgaacaATCAtactcggtcgacctctaatatacagtaccccgctattgttatttacagctgctctttatttatttgttacttttatctctgactttttttggggggggggggtattttctaaaaactgcattgttggttaagggctcgtaagtaataatttcactgtaaggtctacacgtgacaaataacataaATGATAACATAAAtctatcaaccagctaattattagaatcaggtgcactaaattagggttggagtgaaaacctacaggacagtagttctccaggGTTGGAGCCCTGATGTAGAGAATGGGGGATGCCAGTCAAACCTGTGCTTACCCATTTTCATTCAGAGTCAGACTGAGTGATGAACAGATCGTCAGTCTAACAACCAGGCCTGGCTTTCTGGCCTATATTCTCATGTTTTCAGGAGTCTAAGTAGGACAGTATAACCTTCCAGGGCAGCAGTTAGCATGGCTAGCTGATTATTCAGTGAAGACTGGGAGGGGCAACTTTCCCTCATACTGTTAGGTCAAGACTCCTGTACCGCAGGAGAGTACTGTAGGCCTAAACTCAACTAATAGGTGTGAAACAACAGGCTGGCTGAATTAATTCACAACTTTAGCATAGATAGTCCATAGGATTAAAAAGTGATTAAAAGTGGACACTTTCAGATTAAGTGACCAGTGATCACCTTGGTTTCACAGTTTTCCAGTCGTTCCAAAGGCCAATGTCTCCCAAAATAATTtaggaaaataaataaagtatGTAGCTAGCCTACTACATGCTTCAGTAGGGGTCTGAACCAGCAACCTCCATATCATTGTACCTGTGCGTCATGCAATATGCTCCCATAATCACGATGAAAATGACATTTGAACGGTAACCTATTATGCATAACCTGCTTGCAGAACTATAACATGCTTGAAATTTAAACACATATACTGAAtaatgttagtgagcatttatccattgccaagataatccatctacctgacaggtgtggcatattaagaagctgattaaaccgcattatcattacacaggtgcaccttgtgctgggggcaaaaaaaggccactttaaaatgtgcagttctgttacaacacaatgccacagatgtcttaaatTGAGGAAGCATgcaaattggcatgctgactgcaggaatgtccaacagagctgttgccaaatagcTCTGCTGTTGCATTTatccattgccaagataatccatctacctgacaggtgtggcatattaagaagctgattaaaccgcattatcattacacaggtacaccttgtgctgggggcaaaaaaaaggccactttaaaatgtgcagttctgttacaacacaatgccacagatgtcttaaatTGAGGAAGCATgcaaattggcatgctgactgcaggaatgtccaacagagctgttgccaaatagcTCTGCTGTTGCATTTatccattgccaagataatccatctacctgacaggtgtggcatattaagaagctgattaaaccgcattatcattacacaggtacaccttgtgctgggggcaaaaaaaaggccactttaaaatgtgcagttctgttacaacacaatgccacagatgtcttaaatTGAGGAAGCATgcaaattggcatgctgactgcaggaatgtccaacagagctgttgccaaataatgtaatgttcatttctctaccataacccgccttcaatgtcgttttagagaatttggcagtatgtccaaccggcctcacaaccgcaagggtgcgttctgagccctctcctgtactccctgttcacccacgactgtgtggccacgcacgcctccaactcaatcatcaagtttgcggacgacacaacagtggtaggcttgaataccaacaacgacgagacggcctacaaggaggaggtgagggccctcggagtgtggtgtcaggaaaataacctcacactcaacgtcaacaaaactaaggagatgattgtggacttcaggaaacagcagagggaacacccccctatccacatcgatggaacagtagtggagagggtagtaagttttaagttcctttaaGTTCCTTAAGTTTTAAGTtccagcttctatctcaaggccatcagactgttaaacagccaccactaacattgagtggctgctgccaacacactgactcaactccagccactttaataatgggaattgatgggaaatgatgtaaaatatatcactagccactttaaacaatgctacctaatataatgtttacataccctacattattcatctcatatgtatacgtatatacactgtactctatatcatctactgcatctttatgtaatacatgtatcactagccactttaactatgccactttgattacatactcatctcatatgtatatactgtactcaataccatctactgtatcttgcctatgcagctctgtaccatcactcattcatatatctttatgtacatattctttatccccttacacttgtgtctataaggtagtagttttggaattgttagctagattacttgatggttattactgcattgtcggaactagaagcacaagcatttcgctacactcgcattaacatctgctaaccatgtgtatgtgacaaataaaatttgatttggggAAAAAAGATCACGTTTAACCAAACCAGCCCACGaactccacatccagcttcttcacctgccggatcgtctgagaccagccacccagacggctgatgaaactgaggagtatttctggcTGTAATAAAGCCTTGAgaggaaaaactaattctgattctttGGGATTTGCTCCCCAATGAGTGGGCCTGGCCCCCAGGTGGGTGGGCCTATTCCCTTCCAGACCCACACATGGTTGCACCCCTGCCCaataatgtgaaatccatagataagggcctaacacatttatttcatttgactgatttcctaaaattaactaactcagtaaaatcattgaaattttgttgcgttcatatttttgttcagtatataattaaatgtattaaaatgaGAGTGAATTAAATGGAGAGGTCCTTAGTTGCATTCACTGTTACTTTTGCATCTTTGTGACGAATAGCGTTTCTGAAGATGGTCACACAGATTTAAAAAATTGACGCTGCCATCAAggatctttttttttaaacatacagtgccttcggaaaatattcagaccccattactttttccacattctgttaccttacagccttattctaaaatgaattacattgtcattatggggtattgtgtgtacattgagggggggggggggacgaagCTAAAAAAATATAATCttacaaataaaaactgaaatattacataagtattcagaccctttactcagtactttgttgaaggacctttggcagcaattacagcagagtcttcttgggtatgacgctacaagcttggcacacctgtatttggggagtttctcccattcttctctgcatatcctcaagcttggtcaggttggatggagagcgttgctgcacagctattttcaggtctctccagagatattcgatcgggttcaagtccgggctctggctgggccacttacgggcattcagagacttgtaccgaagccactcctgtgttgtcctgttgtAAGTTGAACCTTTGCCACGgtcagaggtcctgagcaggttttcatcaaggatctctctgtactttgctccgttcatctttgccttgatacTGACTAATTTCCccgtccctgccgctgaaaaacatcccaacagcatgatgctgccaccaccatgcttcaccggagggatggtgccaggtttcctccagacgtgaagcttggcattcaggccagagatttcaatcttggtttctcatggtctgagagtcttttcggtgccttttggctaacttcaagcgggctgtcatgtgccttttgaaGAGgcatggcttccgtctggccactctaccataaaggcctgattgatggagtgctgcaaagaaggttgtccttctggaatgttctcccatctccataaaGGAAccttagagctctgtcagtgaccatcggattcaaataaaaaaatcaaaacaaaatcaaatgtatttgtcacatacagtacacatggttagcagatgttaatgcgagtgtagcgaaatgcttgtgcttctagtgtagagggataaagaatatgtaaagaatatgtacacaaagatatatgaatgagtttcttggtcaccttcctgaccaaggcccttccaaTTACTCAATTTGGCTGGgcagccaactctaggaagagtcttgatggttccaaacttcttccatttaagaatgatggaggcaactgtgttcttggggaccttcaatgctgcagaaatattt
Encoded proteins:
- the LOC139382402 gene encoding phosphatidylinositol-binding clathrin assembly protein-like isoform X14, producing the protein MSGQSITDRITAAQHSVTGSAVSKTVCKATTHEIMGPKKKHLDYLIHCTNEMNVNIPQLADSLFERTTSTSWVVVFKSLIATHHLMVYGNERFVQYLASRNTLFNLSNFLDKSGLQGYDMSTFIRRYSRYLNEKAVSYRQVAFDFTKVKRGVDGVMRTMNTEKLLKTIPIIQNQMDALLDFNVNANELTNGVINAGFMLLFKDSIRLFAAYNEGIINLLEKYFDMKKTQCKEGLDIYKKFLTRMTRISEFLKVAEQVGIDRGDIPDLSQAPSSLLEALEQHLASLEGKKVKDSTAASRASTLSNAVSSLASTGMSFTKVDEREKQAALEEEQARLKALKRLKELSKRPSFATTDTSPVSTTGVTISTAPAINLFSTPSCSNGALKMESDLFDIQQTFNPSMQASSTGLPVATAWAGYSTATQAPPPGALQVDFESVFGAKASGANNMESDDILKPTMVGSNQALCSINQLSDKLVGDDLDSSLANLVGNLGIGNGTTKNDIHWSQPGEKRLTGGSNWQPKAAPNTTWNPVSMTPPVMAYPATTPTGMMGGYGMPPQQLGSMGMMNQPNMMYNQAVMRPPNPFSSVSSAQMQFM
- the LOC139382402 gene encoding phosphatidylinositol-binding clathrin assembly protein-like isoform X10; translated protein: MSGQSITDRITAAQHSVTGSAVSKTVCKATTHEIMGPKKKHLDYLIHCTNEMNVNIPQLADSLFERTTSTSWVVVFKSLIATHHLMVYGNERFVQYLASRNTLFNLSNFLDKSGLQGYDMSTFIRRYSRYLNEKAVSYRQVAFDFTKVKRGVDGVMRTMNTEKLLKTIPIIQNQMDALLDFNVNANELTNGVINAGFMLLFKDSIRLFAAYNEGIINLLEKYFDMKKTQCKEGLDIYKKFLTRMTRISEFLKVAEQVGIDRGDIPDLSQAPSSLLEALEQHLASLEGKKVKDSTAASRASTLSNAVSSLASTGMSFTKVDEREKQAALEEEQARLKALKRLKELSKRPSFATTDTSPVSTTGVTISTAPAINLFSTPSCSNGALKMESDLFDIQQTFNPSMQASSTGLPVATAWADPFTSAEAGDDSMPNLNPFLSKVVVDAAAHLPVVSSDGVSYSSRTSGHEMFSDSFCGGPVAMAQHLPHQAPYLTEPSAVTGQFRGYSTATQAPPPGALQVDFESVFGAKASGANNMESDDILKPTMVGSNQALCSINQLSDKLVGDDLDSSLANLVGNLGIGNGTTKNDIHWSQPGEKRLTGGSNWQPKAAPNTTWNPVSMTPPVMAYPATTPTGMMGGYGMPPQQLGSMGMMNQPNMMYNQAVMRPPNPFSSVSSAQPSAASSPSSQSPLRAPGQDPFAQLSLKDFL
- the LOC139382402 gene encoding phosphatidylinositol-binding clathrin assembly protein-like isoform X11, with protein sequence MSGQSITDRITAAQHSVTGSAVSKTVCKATTHEIMGPKKKHLDYLIHCTNEMNVNIPQLADSLFERTTSTSWVVVFKSLIATHHLMVYGNERFVQYLASRNTLFNLSNFLDKSGLQGYDMSTFIRRYSRYLNEKAVSYRQVAFDFTKVKRGVDGVMRTMNTEKLLKTIPIIQNQMDALLDFNVNANELTNGVINAGFMLLFKDSIRLFAAYNEGIINLLEKYFDMKKTQCKEGLDIYKKFLTRMTRISEFLKVAEQVGIDRGDIPDLSQAPSSLLEALEQHLASLEGKKVKDSTAASRASTLSNAVSSLASTGMSFTKVDEREKQAALEEEQARLKALKRLKELSKRPSFATTDTSPVSTTGVTISTAPAINLFSTPSCSNGALKMESDLFDIQQTFNPSMQASSTGLPVATAWADPFTSAEAGDDSMPNLNPFLSKVVVDAAAHLPVVSSDGVSYSSRTSGHEMFSDSFCGGPVAMAQHLPHQAPYLTEPSAVTGQFRGYSTATQAPPPGALQVDFESVFGAKASGANNMESDDILKPTMVGSNQALCSINQLSDKLVGDDLDSSLANLVGNLGIGNGTTKNDIHWSQPGEKRLTGGSNWQPKAAPNTTWNPVSMTPPVMAYPATTPTGMMGGYGMPPQQLGSMGMMNQPNMMYNQAVMRPPNPFSSVSSAQMQFM